The genomic interval TTAGTTGCTGTCCTTTTCTTGCCACTGTTCATTTCAGCTCTTATTATACCATCCCATAATTCACTAATGAATTCCCGTTTCGCCGCTGTCCTTGTCATGCgactatatatataggaaattGGATGTAGCATCTCACTTTCACTCTGGATGTCACACTGATATGATGAGCAGAGAATGCTAATCTAATCCCTGGGGTGTCCATGGTGATTTTCTTATGTCATGTACTTCCACCATGGGGCTCATACCTTGCTATGCTTGAGCATTCTCATAGGGAATTGTTGTTTGCCTCTTTATACTGTGTTTATTGCTGATATCAAGGCTACTTGCCTTGTGTGGTTCGTTTGATGGTTAAATTATTCTGTTATCTGCTTTCAGGTTATTTCTGAAGCTATTGATAGCTAGAATAATCTAGGACTCTTCACTGAACTTATTCATAAGTCAACTTAAAACTCGGATATGACAATTGTTTTGACCGAGTATGTAAATTTACTTAGCTTGACTTTTGAAAAGTTCAATTTATATTTCACATACATGTGTTGCATGGTGAAACAAGGAACATCCAATGGATTGCACTTGTGTTAATTATTATTCTTTCCTATTGCAGAAATTAAGGAACACAGCAATAACACGAGCTAACTCAGCCTGTCTTCCAATGGAGGATTGTGTTGGTATCAAGTACAGCAGTGTCAATGAGCGCGAAGAGGGTAAGGGAGGCCATGGCGTCCCAAAGGTTTCCATCATCCCACTCATTTTCCTCATATTCTATGAAGTTTCTGGGGGTCCGTTTGGGATTGAGGATAGTGTCAAGGCTGCTGGCCCACTCCTAGCAATTGCTGGATTTCTGCTGTTTGCACTCATATGGAGTGTCCCGGAAGCCCTGATTACTGCAGAGATGGGCACTATGTTTCCTGAGAATGGTGGTTACGTTGTCTGGGTCTCTTCAGCCCTTGGGCCATTCTGGGGTTTTCAGCAAGGCTGGGCAAAGTGGCTGAGTGGTGTCATAGATAATGCTCTCTATCCAGTCCTCTTCCTCGACTATGTTAAGTCCAGCATTCCAGCTCTTGGAGGTGGTCTCCCAAGGACCTTGGCGGTGCTTATCCTCACAGTTGCACTTACTTACATGAACTACAGAGGGTTGACAATAGTTGGCTGGGTGGCAGTCTTTCTTGGCGTGTTCTCTCTACTCCCGTTTTTTGTTATGGGATTAATAGCTATTCCCCGAATCGAACCCTCAAGATGGCTTGAAATGGACTTGGGGAATGTGAATTGGGGTTTATATCTAAACACACTGTTTTGGAACCTCAATTATTGGGACTCAATCAGTACCCTTGCTGGAGAGGTTGAGAATCCAAAGAGAACACTCCCAAGGGCACTTTCTTATGCTCTAGTTTTAGTGGTGGGGGGATACCTCTACCCTCTGATCACCTGTACAGCAGCAGTTCCAGTTGTTCGGGAGTTCTGGACGGATGGATATTTCTCAGACGTTGCGAGAATTCTTGGTGGTTTCTGGTTGCACTCGTGGCTTCAAGCAGCTGCTGCACTGTCCAACATGGGCAATTTCGTAACTGAAATGAGCAGTGATTCTTACCAGCTTCTCGGGATGGCTGAGCGTGGAATGCTTCCAGAGTTTTTCGCCAAGAGATCTCGCTATGGAACCCCACTTATTGGCATCATGTTCTCCGCGTTTGGTGTGGTCCTGCTGTCCTGGATGAGCTTCCAGGAGATCATCGCTGCGGAGAACTACCTGTACTGCTTCGGTATGATCCTGGAATTCATCGCCTTCATCAAGCTGAGGGTGGTCCACCCAAACGCCTCCCGACCTTACAAGATCCCACTGGGCACCATCGGCGCTGTCCTGATGATCATCCCACCTACCATTCTGATCGTCGTGGTGATGATGCTCGCGTCCTTCAAGGTGATGGTGGTCAGCATCATGGCAATGCTGGTTGGGTTCGTGCTGCAGCCGGCTCTGGTGTACGTGGAGAAGAGACGGTGGCTGAAGTTCTCCATAAGCGCAGAACTGCCAGATTTGCCGTACTCGAACGTTGAGGAAGACAGCACAATCCCACTTGTGTGCTGACCTGCATATGCATGCCATGAAAGTAGAATCCCCAACCATAGCCATGCTAGACGGAAGGAACACTGCGATTTGCGACTTGTTTCGTCTCACGGCTTTTCAAAGCCTCTTCATCTGCCATGTATAATTAGAAGAGAAGCAAGTTCAAAACTGTGATCATGCTATTTGTATACCATGTTGGCGTCAGGGAGGATTGTAAATCCCAGGGCCAGTTTGAGGAAAATACTTCACTTGGCTATTGCCAATAGCACCTGGTTATTCGTTCATTATATATGTGCTGCTGCTCTTGTTAGAGAGATTCTGAGGACAAGCACTTGGTTTTATGTTTTGCTATCGATATATGCAGGTTCTAGAAAATAACATTGTACAATAAGATATGTCATCGCTATCGAGGTTCAGTCAATTCCATTCCGCTATCCCAACCAGTGTGCAATTGTGCATAGGATTTAAGTGTCCAAACAAccaaatttttttcttagaattgcTTAAATGTCGAAACGgccaatttttttcttagaattgcTTAAATGTCTAAACAGCCAGATATTCTTTTCTTAGAATTACCCAAACTGTGTGTGTAGGATACGTTCTGCTTCTAAATGTCCAAACTGCAAACTGCCGACTTTTTTTCTTACCAGAATCACCATTTAGGCCAATTTTCCCTACAGTTAGAAAACTTGCTGATTCCTGCACATAGGAAAAAGAATATACAGGTTCCGGTATTTCGGACTGCGATATTGATAAGAGCGACTCCCAGTGTTCCAAACTGGAACTTCCAAAATGCAAAGCAATCTTCaaataaaaagttttcaaatattttctgttCTGCGTCTAGAATCCAGAGACCAATGATAAGAATCATTAGGGAAAAATATGATCTGAACAATCTAAACTAGTCCTGAAGAGTCACGCAACATCCCCTGCCACCCAACCATCGCCACAGGTAGTCACATTCCATGCAAGATTATAAACGAATAATCTAAACATCAACTGAAACAAAACCGGTTTGCGCTCACAAACAAGATGGGAAGCATTTGAGGCTACAAACCAAGATTTGGCATACATATGACTGGAACTTTTGTCTCGGCAAAACTTAGTTTAAACAAAAATAACATGACACCAGTACATAGCTTTTGTCCATAATAAAACTTAAGTAACCGACTGTTGCATTGCCCTTACTGAAGACAGAGACCTAGCTAGAACTGGCCAAACTGGAGTTTTAAGAGGGTACTGTCAAACATGCCCAAGGCTTCAAAAAGATGTGAAATATCATCATAAGCTTAAGCCTCAGCGATCAACACCGGAGGgcgcagctcctcctcctccttgggaGCATGGATGGTTACAAGATCCGGCAGAGGGGTGGTCGGGCCAACCTTGCCCTTGGGGTCCCAGTCGAGCATGATCTTCACCTTGATGCCAAGAACACCCTGCAAAAGATAATGAACAAGTGCGTTGAGCCAAAAAGATCATGAGGTTTTTAAATACTACGATGCTTGAGTTGAACCAAACAAACCTGTCTCAGGAGCACGTGTCTCACAGCCGAGTCAATGTACTCATTGACTGGCTGACCAGATGAGATCATGTAACCATCCTTGAACTTCATGGACTTGGCTCTTTGGGCCCTGAGCTTTCCACTTACAATGACCTGAATAAGAATAAAGGGATCAGTTCAACTTTAATGTGTGTACAAAATATCACATTTGCACATGTAATTTTTATTGTACAAGGAACTAACCTCGCAACCCTTGGCACCACTCTCCATAACAAAGCGAAGAACACCATAGCAAGCCCTGTCACGTAAACAAACATATTAGAGACAATGACATCTGAAAGAAACATCAGCACGACTTCCGCACTAGCTCACACATAACAAAGCTATCATAACAAGGTGACGTTATAACATGATATGAACCAGATGATGAAGACAACAATTTTCCTTGGATTATCATGAAGATAAGCAGTGTACAAAACAAAGAATATAATAGACTTACGTTAAgcatatattaaaagaaattatatgATGTAACTTCATTGAACAAAAAAACCAATCAGACCAAAAACAAGAATGGTTATAGCACATATAATGTGAGATAGAATTAGTAGACAAGCAACAGAAAGGTTGTTCATCTGTGGATCTATCTCAACGGTTGTCTGGCCGCCACTGCTTCAAGAGCAGTACTTTCTTTGTGCACCAGTTTTAACACCCTACCATCATAAAATGAAAGTAGGACTAACTGATTTCTGGTGCAGTCACTATATAAATTCACATGGATTTGCAGCAGAAATAGAATGCTGAATTAATTAAATGACTTGATGA from Oryza glaberrima chromosome 3, OglaRS2, whole genome shotgun sequence carries:
- the LOC127765970 gene encoding probable polyamine transporter At1g31830 isoform X1, whose amino-acid sequence is MKLRNTAITRANSACLPMEDCVGIKYSSVNEREEGKGGHGVPKVSIIPLIFLIFYEVSGGPFGIEDSVKAAGPLLAIAGFLLFALIWSVPEALITAEMGTMFPENGGYVVWVSSALGPFWGFQQGWAKWLSGVIDNALYPVLFLDYVKSSIPALGGGLPRTLAVLILTVALTYMNYRGLTIVGWVAVFLGVFSLLPFFVMGLIAIPRIEPSRWLEMDLGNVNWGLYLNTLFWNLNYWDSISTLAGEVENPKRTLPRALSYALVLVVGGYLYPLITCTAAVPVVREFWTDGYFSDVARILGGFWLHSWLQAAAALSNMGNFVTEMSSDSYQLLGMAERGMLPEFFAKRSRYGTPLIGIMFSAFGVVLLSWMSFQEIIAAENYLYCFGMILEFIAFIKLRVVHPNASRPYKIPLGTIGAVLMIIPPTILIVVVMMLASFKVMVVSIMAMLVGFVLQPALVYVEKRRWLKFSISAELPDLPYSNVEEDSTIPLVC
- the LOC127765970 gene encoding probable polyamine transporter At1g31830 isoform X2, which produces MEDCVGIKYSSVNEREEGKGGHGVPKVSIIPLIFLIFYEVSGGPFGIEDSVKAAGPLLAIAGFLLFALIWSVPEALITAEMGTMFPENGGYVVWVSSALGPFWGFQQGWAKWLSGVIDNALYPVLFLDYVKSSIPALGGGLPRTLAVLILTVALTYMNYRGLTIVGWVAVFLGVFSLLPFFVMGLIAIPRIEPSRWLEMDLGNVNWGLYLNTLFWNLNYWDSISTLAGEVENPKRTLPRALSYALVLVVGGYLYPLITCTAAVPVVREFWTDGYFSDVARILGGFWLHSWLQAAAALSNMGNFVTEMSSDSYQLLGMAERGMLPEFFAKRSRYGTPLIGIMFSAFGVVLLSWMSFQEIIAAENYLYCFGMILEFIAFIKLRVVHPNASRPYKIPLGTIGAVLMIIPPTILIVVVMMLASFKVMVVSIMAMLVGFVLQPALVYVEKRRWLKFSISAELPDLPYSNVEEDSTIPLVC